The following proteins come from a genomic window of Macrobrachium nipponense isolate FS-2020 chromosome 32, ASM1510439v2, whole genome shotgun sequence:
- the LOC135207173 gene encoding serine/arginine repetitive matrix protein 1-like: MCRPLKRTWKAPFSPLASSPEDFPEETSLEVKRPRRSCDRPSSPAPRSAAASEEDPVDSPTRVLAGLQAQISSLADSLASRSRRRKDISLPVKRSRRFSSKDRSPRRLRSPSYVEVSAERRSSASGITHLAAQHPETFEKGRPDFREQAASLDGDGFSPYRIPASGKRSSPTHPSSSSVRPREERRSGQSRLLSSSPSRRSSPQHLREPRRRPSTSRRSSPGYHPPRVSDPVPSRRFSPVSCSSPIRRQESSRSPAPGRHPSHGSRSPVERRQDPRVLHSPGRRSSFLRRPTPDRSLLSRRQDPLKRPASDRRSAPSSCSPLGRRQDPFKRPAPDRGSVPGSRSPRDRRQDSCRRSPSRKRPVDQGGLSWDRSPASPAVKISSSTKRESDFRHAALLWI; this comes from the coding sequence ATGTGTCGCCCGTTGAAGAGGACCTGGAAGGCGCCCTTCAGTCCTTTGGCTTCCAGTCCAGAAGACtttcctgaagagacttctttGGAAGTGAAGAGACCCAGGAGATCCTGCGATCGCCCATCTTCACCCGCTCCTCGCTCTGCGGCTGCTTCGGAGGAAGATCCTGTTGATTCGCCGACTCGAGTTCTGGCGGGACTCCAGGCTCAGATCTCGTCCCTGGCGGACTCTTTGGCCTCAAGATCTCGTAGGAGGAAGGACATATCTCTCCCAGTCAAGAGATCTAGACGCTTTTCTTCGAAGGATCGCTCTCCTCGTCGTCTACGATCTCCTTCATATGTGGAGGTTTCGGCCGAGCGTAGGAGTTCAGCGAGTGGCATCACTCACCTGGCCGCGCAGCATCCAGAAACGTTTGAGAAAGGCCGTCCAGACTTCCGGGAACAGGCCGCATCTTTGGATGGTGACGGTTTTTCTCCGTATCGGATTCCTGCTTCCGGTAAGCGCTCTTCTCCGACTCATCCTTCTTCCTCTAGTGTGCGTCCTAGAGAAGAGAGGCGCTCAGGACAGAGCAGGCTcctttcgtcgtctccgtctcgtcGTTCTTCTCCTCAGCATCTCCGAGAGcctagaaggcgcccttctaCGAGTAGGCGCTCATCACCTGGCTACCACCCTCCTCGAGTTTCGGACCCCGTGCCgagtaggcgcttttctcctgtaAGTTGCTCCTCTCCCATCAGAcgtcaagagtctagtaggagccctgcacCTGGTAGGCATCCTTCTCATGGAAGCCGTTCTCCTGTGGAGAGGCGCCAAGATCCTCGAGTTCTTcattctcctggtaggcgctcatcatTCTTGAGGCGACCTACTCCTGACCGTTCTCTGCTTAGTAGGCGTCAAgatcctctcaagcgccctgcttctgataggcgctcggcgcctagcagCTGTTCTCCGCTTGGTAGGCGTCAAGATCCtttcaagcgccctgctcctgataggGGCTCGgtgcctggcagccgctctcctcgcgataggcgccaggattcttgtaggcgctctccctctcgtaagcgccctgttgaTCAAGGTGGTCTTTCATGGGACAGGAGCCCTGCCTCTCCTGCAGTCAAGATTTCGTCTTCCACGAAGAGGGAGTCCGATTTTAGACacgccgctctcctttggatttGA